The following proteins are encoded in a genomic region of Rhodothermales bacterium:
- the fliN gene encoding flagellar motor switch protein FliN, whose amino-acid sequence MSDPQILAHYADQAAESLGDFVGTLLGKETLVTTKAPAAATPAEIASDAATLYTVLSKGSGDEGFAIQFPGDWLAPFSQSMLGIELSPTDPDSADLFVELASQAFGSVRNVLGRSISIPEVYFEALPPGGEIPAGRLADSLIRIAFELRTEADTFTGVISLSDAILSALPEPPSDLEEDVMLGSPSPAQRPVDVSQAAFPDLGRERIVHEGTGGNFQMLAEVELNVTVELGRRDIPLSDVLRLTTGSVIELEKLVGEPLEIYANGRLIAEGEAVVIDEQFGVRVTNLAATRQRAGAFM is encoded by the coding sequence ATGAGTGACCCGCAGATCCTGGCGCACTATGCCGATCAGGCTGCCGAAAGCCTTGGCGACTTCGTCGGCACTCTCCTCGGAAAAGAAACGCTCGTTACGACGAAAGCTCCGGCAGCGGCGACGCCGGCGGAGATCGCGAGCGATGCGGCAACCCTGTACACGGTGCTGAGCAAGGGCTCAGGCGACGAAGGGTTTGCCATTCAGTTTCCCGGAGACTGGCTGGCCCCGTTCTCGCAGTCGATGCTCGGTATCGAGCTATCGCCGACCGATCCGGATTCGGCCGACCTGTTTGTCGAGCTCGCTTCGCAGGCCTTCGGGTCCGTGCGCAACGTGCTGGGCCGCAGCATCTCGATTCCGGAAGTGTATTTCGAGGCGTTGCCTCCGGGGGGTGAAATCCCCGCCGGCCGGCTGGCCGACAGCCTGATCCGCATTGCTTTCGAACTCCGCACCGAGGCCGACACCTTCACCGGCGTCATCTCGTTGTCCGACGCGATCCTTTCCGCATTACCTGAACCTCCTTCCGATCTAGAAGAAGACGTTATGCTAGGATCACCGTCACCCGCCCAGCGTCCCGTGGACGTTTCGCAGGCTGCCTTCCCCGACCTGGGCAGGGAGCGCATTGTTCACGAGGGGACCGGCGGCAATTTTCAGATGCTGGCCGAGGTCGAACTCAACGTCACCGTCGAGCTGGGCCGTCGCGACATTCCGCTGTCGGACGTCCTCCGCCTCACGACGGGCAGCGTCATCGAGCTGGAAAAACTGGTCGGTGAACCGCTCGAGATTTATGCAAACGGCCGGCTCATCGCCGAGGGCGAAGCCGTCGTCATCGACGAGCAGTTCGGCGTCCGCGTCACCAACCTGGCGGCCACGCGGCAGCGCGCCGGCGCCTTTATGTAA